Proteins from a genomic interval of Maniola jurtina chromosome 8, ilManJurt1.1, whole genome shotgun sequence:
- the LOC123867877 gene encoding probable Delta(7)-sterol 5(6)-desaturase → MTETRKSSKSNGTTQPKEGIEENVEETKAKYWDPLTDGVKWIEKYAEPLEKFFERLPEFISTFIATFAVFTFGSTLRGEWVVILVTALKQIFGHTQSDRNMTTEEIYKLFTSENLKMENFPVIFISAHVVSYGTYFAIGGFLHWYFYVRRRHLAHEWKIQPKKWLSPELERHEIMIGVVSLFITGSFSAFLACYIYNGNPSTVYYQFNEYGWLWFFAQFPVIFIYMDYTTYIIHRLYHTPWLYKHFHKLHHKYKQPTAFSVTAIHPVEIMHVQLTMCLPLFTIPVHWMPFYAVALYNYYHGIIDHSGINFKGQWWQPWQPDAEFHDEHHQFFHCNYGFNMSIWDKFHGTMRKINRIYTETTFHGEAPLIDSAEAKKIIETDDDAKEFFEKTRQNEAPTSKGNLNSKQ, encoded by the exons ATGACAGAAACTCGGAAAAGTAGTAAAAGCAATGGAACCACTCAACCCAAAGAAGGTATTGAAGAAAACGTGGAAGAAACAAAAGCTAAATACTGGGACCCTCTGACGGATGGGGTGAAATGGATCGAGAAGTATGCGGAACCTCTGGAGAAGTTCTTCGAGAGGCTACCTGAGTTTATAAGCACGTTTATCGCTACATTTGCGGTTTTCACATTCGGCTCAACTTTGAGAG GAGAATGGGTGGTGATCCTAGTGACAGCTCTCAAACAGATCTTCGGTCACACGCAGAGCGACCGCAACATGACCACAGAGGAGATCTACAAGCTGTTCACGTCAGAGAACCTGAAGATGGAGAACTTCCCCGTCATCTTCATCTCGGCGCATGTCGTGTCGTATGGGACTTACTTCGCTATTGGCGGATTCTTACAC TGGTACTTCTACGTCCGCAGAAGGCACTTGGCGCACGAGTGGAAGATCCAGCCCAAGAAGTGGCTCTCCCCGGAACTGGAGCGCCACGAGATCATGATAGGAGTCGTGTCCCTCTTCATCACGGGCTCCTTCTCCGCTTTCCTCGCCTGCTACATCTACAACGGGAACCCTTCCACGGTCTACTACCAGTTCAATGAGTACGGGTGGCTCTGGTTCTTCGCGCAGTTTCCTgtcatctttatttatatg GACTACACAACGTACATCATCCACCGGCTGTACCACACGCCGTGGCTGTACAAGCACTTCCACAAGCTGCACCACAAGTACAAGCAGCCCACCGCCTTCTCCGTCACCGCCATCCACCCCGTGGAGATCATGCACGTCCAGCTCACTATGTGCCTGCCTTTGTTCACCATCCCAGTGCATTGGA TGCCTTTCTACGCGGTAGCCCTGTACAACTACTACCACGGCATCATCGACCACTCCGGCATCAACTTCAAGGGGCAGTGGTGGCAACCCTGGCAGCCTGACGCTGAGTTCCATGACGAGCATCATCAGTTCTTCCACTGCAACTATGGCTTTAACATGTCCATTTGGGATAAG TTCCATGGCACGATGAGAAAAATCAACCGCATTTACACCGAAACAACATTCCACGGTGAAGCACCTCTGATAGATTCAGCAGAAGCGAAGAAAATAATCGAAACGGATGATGATGCTaaggaattttttgaaaaaactagACAAAACGAGGCCCCTACGAGTAAAGGCAATCTTAACTCAAAACAATGA